ACACCCCGACATCGTCACTAAACTGGACAACCTCATGCGCGAACAACACATCCCCTCCAAAGCCTTCCCATTTCCCGCTCTCGATAAACCGGGCTCAAATTGACTTTCAAACGCTCCCGTCCCAAGCCCCAAAGGGGCGCTCCATACCAGCCCCGGGCAAAGCCCGGGGAAAGCTTCCCCTAACATTCCAACACTTTGTCGACGGAGTCGGCGCGAGTCCGAGCGAGCATCTCCTTATCCACGTCCCGTTTTTCTCATTCAAACAAACAACCGCCCAATTTTCGCGCCACTCGACCATCATGGAAGTCCGTGAAATTAAATGCGTGAAGCCTGCCTTTCAGCACGGTTGCACGAAAACACCGGACTGCTATCGTATTCTTGTGAGCTTGGAAGAGATTAAAACTGAAATAGCTGAACTGCCGCAGAGCAGCAAGCTCATCTGGCCGCTTATCTTCTACATTTGCGCCATCTCCGAGACGCCAGGGTTCGTCGAGAAATCGCCACTCAAATTGATGACAAAAATCCCGGCCATTGGATTTCATTGAATGAGCTTAAGACAGAATGGAAGCAATAAGCCGCGCACCCTCTCCTTCTTCGAAGACCTGGCGAAGAACCCACAACGTGCCGGCGGCAACTCATTAATTTTTGAACCACTGGACACCGCAACAAAGTTTTGAAACAATTCCCGTAGTGAAACAATCGATCGTTACTTTGGATTTGGAAGGCGTGCTGGTCCCTGAGATCTGGATCGCCTTCGCAGAGAAAACCGGCATTAAGGAACTGCGCCTCACCACGCGCGACATTCCCGATTATGACGTCCTCATGAAAGGCCGTTTGAACATCCTGGACAAGCACGGCCTCAAGCTTTCCGACATTCAGGACGTCATCTCCACCCTCCGCCCGCTCGAAGGCGGCAAGGAATTCCTCGCCGAACTCCGTTCTCTTACACAGGTAATTATCCTCTCCGACACCTTCGAGGAATTTGCCAAGCCGCTCATGAGGCAACTCGATTGGCCCGCCCTCTTTTGTCACCAGTTGGAAGTCGTCGATGGCCGAATCGTGAACTACCGCCTGCGCCAGCCCAACCAAAAACAAAAATCCGTCGCCGCCTTGAAAAATCTCAACTACCACGTCATCGCCGCCGGAGATTCCTTCAACGACACCACCATGCTCGGCGAAGCCAACGTCGGCTTCTTTTTCCATGCCCCCGAAGCCATCCAAAAACAATTCCCGCACTTCAAACCCTTCGACCGCTACAGCGACCTCCTCGCCGCCATCAAAGATGCTTTGAAGTAACTGTCTTGTTAAAACATTTCAGGCCGCGTTTCCCCGAGACGCGGTCCTTTCTTTAGTTTTTCCCGCCTTCTCCATTTTGCGCTTTTTGTGCTTTTTTGTGGCCATCTTCAGTTGAAACTCGAAATTCCCCTCAGTCTTCCGGCTTGCTATCCCTCGCCAGCAAATCCCTCACTCCCTGTCTCACGTTCTTGCCTTCGTAAAGCATCTGATAGACCTCATCAATCACTGGCGTCATCACATTGTGCTTCCGCGCCAACTGATAGGCTGAACGCGCCGTCGGATAGCCTTCCGCCACCGCCACCATGCTTCCCAGGACATCCTCCAACTTCTCGCCCTTGCCCAAACGCTCTCCAAAACCACGATTCCGGCTTAGCCTGGAAAAACAGGTCACGGTCAAATCTCCCAACCCGCTGAGCCCCGCAAACGTGTCTCCCTGCGCTCCGCAGGAAACTCCCAATCGCCGAATCTCCGCCATCGCGCGCGTGATTAAAGCCGCTTTCGAGCTGTCCCCAAATCCCAACCCGTCACATACACCAGCCGCCACTGCGATCACGTTCTTCAACGATCCACCCAGTTCCACACCTAAA
Above is a genomic segment from Pedosphaera parvula Ellin514 containing:
- the thrH gene encoding bifunctional phosphoserine phosphatase/homoserine phosphotransferase ThrH; amino-acid sequence: MKQSIVTLDLEGVLVPEIWIAFAEKTGIKELRLTTRDIPDYDVLMKGRLNILDKHGLKLSDIQDVISTLRPLEGGKEFLAELRSLTQVIILSDTFEEFAKPLMRQLDWPALFCHQLEVVDGRIVNYRLRQPNQKQKSVAALKNLNYHVIAAGDSFNDTTMLGEANVGFFFHAPEAIQKQFPHFKPFDRYSDLLAAIKDALK